atttcaattaaaatcAAACTCAGAAGATGGctattctaatttcaattttaattccgATCAGAAACCAAATGCAttctaagttttttatttttaacaaaATTATTAAACCATATTTTTACTTTTCATGGTTCAAGGTGTTTTGTCTTACAATATTCAGTACCGTTGCACGTGTACAAAGTTACCAAAGACAATGGAGCATCAGCTAACCAGGAGCCTAAAAGCTTTCAAGGACTCAACGCAGACTCATAATTGCCAGGGTCCTGCATCACCTCTTAAATTTTATCTATTAAAAAACATTCTAGAGGAATGAAGAAAATCTCGTCTGCTTATATAGTTTTCATCCTATTTTGTTACCCCATGAGAAGTTCCCCAAACAAATATCACGGCCTGAAACCTATGAGACCCATCAGCAATCTTCTCAATTAAACCTCACAATATGAATTAACTAATGATCTCAGACAAACAATATTTTATCCTTTCATTTCCACTCAAACCATCTTATGATGTTTTTGACATAAGTAATTTGTTCTCAACATTGGCAAGGCGAATCTTTGCAATACAAATGTGCGGCAAATGAGAAAATGTAGCTGGGAGGCTCTAGGTTGGTCCGCTGACCTGAAGTTAGCCAAATCTTCCTACCGTTCTCGTTAGGATGGAGTCCCCTTCTTGAGATTCACACTTATTCCAAGAGACCAAATATTCCAAGAATACAAATTCTAAGGATCCAAGGAAGTCCATCAAGAAGGGCACAACCACTGAAGAAGAGGATGATGAGGCTGCATAAacgtgaaaagaaaacaagaaagaaaataaaatgccAATCTCCCTGAGAATTTAACAGATTGCATTCAAGCTGAAAGAAGGCTATAATGCTTACAAACTGGAGGCTTCCCTGTTCCAGCACCTCAATAAGATTCTCACCTGAGAAAAAGCATCCTGACTCCCAAAATGCAGTCTTTGGAAGAGCAACACCATTGACGGCCGATGGGGTTCTTTGATTACAAACTCCTGAATGGAAGCATGAGAAAGAAAACAACTTGGATATGAATTGTGAGATTATTGTATACAATATTTCTCAAGGTATTCAAAAAATAGCCCTGTATTACATTAATTCGTGAAGCACAAGTGAATACATCAACAAACGGTAATCCAATAAATATTTTACAATGCCGTCAATTGAAGTAATACAAGAAAAGTATATAAGAAGCAATCATCCGGTAGAATCCTGCCTCTGACCAATGAGATTTCCAATCCACATTGAACCCAATGATGGAGCTCCACCATCAGAATGGTTGCTTCCCTAGTGAGATAAAGATTTTTCAATGGCTGTTACATAAACAGACATGGGAAGGGTACCAGTCATGCTGTTGAGCATCTCCCCATCCTTGAACAGCAAAACTGTTGGAATTCGGTGGACGTTATGAGAAACTGCAACTTGTGGATAGTCATCCGTGTTTAGCTTATAACATTTGATTCTTCCAGCATAATCCCGTGCTATTTCATCAATCACACGGTGGACCATCCTGCAAGGTCCACACCATGACGCCCAAAACTCCACAAGAACAGGTATATCACTGGCCAGAACATGATCATTCCAGGCACATGCAGTGATGGCCTCAGCTGTGGAAAAATCAATAGGACATCTCTTATAGGGAATACGAGATAAAAGGCAATGCTTATTTTGATATTTCAGTAGCTTATTTGATATTTCTTATAGGGAATATATTAAGAAAAAACATTACAGCTCTAGGTAGTCCTTGTTTGAGACCAAAACTAAAGGTTGAAATGAATGTCAAATAACTGAACTATTAGCTTGGCACTTCacccaaaaaaaacaaaaaaaaaaaaggaaaaatggtAGCTGGACCAAGATATAGGATCACCCAATGGGACCTTGTTTCAAGAAATTTACACACAGCTCTatatttcatttttcttttggTTCATGCTTCTGGAAGAAGATCTTATGCTGTTGCAGATCTCTGTCCAATATTCGGTTCCACCTAATACTGCTCCACTagcaaattcaaaataattaattattgacATATCATCAGGAAGCAATCATGTAATAGTTGCAGAAAATTCACCTCCATTAATTCAAAATCACAAAATTATGGCACAATTTTTTGGTAGTTACTTTACCAAATAAGAACCTTGAACAGCAAAATTTTAATATGTAAATTCACATTATTGGATTACACGAATCCAAAATTGAAATCTCCAACTCCCTACTAAGTAGAAAACCAAACATCATAGAATTACCTAGTCATAAAGACTCAACCTAGCTCACCCATATCCAATGATGCAATATGCCCTAACACTGAAAAAATAACCAGCCAAAAATATATGTGAAAAGTTTGCTGCTGTTATTTCTTGTTGGGGGGAGGGGGGGTGTAGGACCAAGATAGTTGCATTGTCTGTCTGCAGCAAATGATACTAATGGTTCTTGATACCAGACTACTTAATAACATAATACAATCAGAAGACAGGGCCTCAATTTAGCATTTCAGCCAACAAATCAGCCATAATTGGAATTCACATAAGAATTAAGAATTTAAAGTATGAATTTCTGCTTCATTTAGAATCTTTAATACCTGATTCATATTTAATATCATGGAAACTTCTTAAATTCTTATATTTTATCCCTAACTTTGCCTTATTGGAGGTTTGTGCATCACATCATTGTCAGCAGCATAATTCGAAACATAACACCAGCTAAGACAAAACAAAACAAGAGATACCAAGGCACAAGGATTAATTTCTATTGACCTAAAgaatgattttgataattacacaCCATTGGAGTATAAAAAGGAACTAATGTCTTTGAAGCTTGGTTGAGAATATTTTTGTAGGAAGCTAACACTTTTGGTAAGCTTTGAAGTCACTTGGGATAGTTTTgaactttaaaaataaagtttGGAGATGGATTTACTGAGAAAAGCCAACTTGAGAACTACGAGTTGACTCCTACTTTGGACGAGTCAACTCTGGCACAAAGAAAGACTGGCATGCTCTACGAGTTGACTTTTGGAACCTGCGAGTCGACTCtctcaaaaagataaagaattgatttCTAGCACACCTTACAAGAGCAAACTCTTGGACTCTGTGAGCCGACTCCTGAACTTCGCAAGTCGACTCTTCATTTTAACGAGCCAACTCTCTCTGGGTAGATAGAAAGATGTTTTTTGGAAGATCTAAAGGCAAGTCGACTCTTGAGCTCTGTGAGTCGACTCTTGACCTTCACGAGTCAATTCTTGAggtctatgagtcgactcctgagctTCAAATAATCATAACAAACCATTCAGAAGAAGTTGCAAAAACATCCAAAATTTGTTACAACGACTCGATTCCATCTCCAACGGGCAAAATTGGCTAGTTTTC
Above is a genomic segment from Elaeis guineensis isolate ETL-2024a chromosome 1, EG11, whole genome shotgun sequence containing:
- the LOC105038373 gene encoding uncharacterized protein isoform X2, producing MAVAYRAPLCLSCASPMAKDPIAPVSPFREEGLIQRVRNPSALSAISMTKRRRRRRPSAISGKIFCLFYDARVCNQRTPSAVNGVALPKTAFWESGCFFSASSSSSSVVVPFLMDFLGSLEFVFLEYLVSWNKCESQEGDSILTRTVGRFG
- the LOC105038373 gene encoding thioredoxin M3, chloroplastic isoform X1; amino-acid sequence: MAVAYRAPLCLSCASPMAKDPIAPVSPFREEGLIQRVRNPSALSAISMTKRRRRRRPSAISGKIFCLFYDAPEAITACAWNDHVLASDIPVLVEFWASWCGPCRMVHRVIDEIARDYAGRIKCYKLNTDDYPQVAVSHNVHRIPTVLLFKDGEMLNSMTGTLPMSVYVTAIEKSLSH